One Siniperca chuatsi isolate FFG_IHB_CAS linkage group LG5, ASM2008510v1, whole genome shotgun sequence DNA window includes the following coding sequences:
- the LOC122875780 gene encoding zinc finger protein 462-like isoform X1, producing the protein MQKDSMHFSTSGHTTHNQAVTQESLITYFHCTHCTLIFKSKVYLFEHLNKVHGFDADATLRDGGLKLPRTNKTNTDNNSSSAGNHFECQHCDFKACRDVLIEHEKQCPNKSENQNVIGNLITSENPETKITAISTNQHEEAAGAEETSSVFSVMSTSKAECTVNSSDDLKTYKRPLQTITKYFAASSGSNGKPPVKLADSSVLLDGTKGALILQESPSSSSPNSSGVFKVTAKPTTDIAKGGSDRFLLNDRLLNTDLKSPKPKKRVKETVPNNVGKRTNNESSKSHPAKKAKSDKEETKLPEKANASSTQSSNNTEFSFEDEEEMKDKLDGDTDSPKVYFCKYCDYSDVGIRRVSTHYQNDHPYIRYNAVYIQDPNDRSATFRCLECPVEFLSVADLKRHYTENHPEAPNVFTMQSRELSLVFKCFVCPFTTNALKVLKDHCKEKHPTHKVDNSLMYCRYSVTRCQEGSSLLNTCEKAPGPERPGGISPESARTQSEEIKNTPSPQHPSSRGGDVALYHCNNCKFSHKSVVVMHVHYQKSHPDEAVTIDKLKQSARVTSQTTSQMTPDKSPNSVTTTEKSIPQKNISDSSKKTRNKAELSQQKKISLFLINPKHTPEASKTHSVSPKTEKMESAEDRIKGRKSPTKHDGEMSTGMDSLSCSSPNKLFYCQFCSYSSTNIKSVVSHHNIKHGVHAGIEETFMYSTKVQKKKLQSEAEASTSTTPSDSKTSKRVELCSEEDEAADALMKKCNAYACAENLFYCQKCNYGNLTVKGVLNHQARVHQNINSNRECIVEYTALIRDEIERSKSQAKELNFSTHLPLPIMNEGDEDLFFCHFCNYRHRTLDQVLRHYFKRHRGFVVKAEQIRLHTSMVLKQTQKSHLKTTANQEVNRASLGEKGHKNKLVKVAASPSTRASESQRNLQCYRCPYSTQYVYLLKRHIWKIHRAKRSVTDVLRVCFKQGTLQEGYHCEFCVFSHKKAAVVYKHYQEHHPGRRPSLEYVISRLYVGPKTSAPKRKKALIKHADGISDGDGADGSLPSQRSGQNKTKTYSCRACSFKGSSMSSVIRHYHAVHPWSVKEDGSVLDVISSKKPSANRQVEDQNEMSVSFDTYQVPLEFDKSPGSSREAAVSSTMLECSYCPARFHTQRGLNTHCGMKHQEAATVNLDEPQELQGQIQTRVHVFKCPYCTYVNTSYQGVLTHCQMRHPALAPRADSLHVDEAHLHNWEGCLKSKGPGLRLSGYMCKTCPQICATLEKLNKHCEKDHNETVAHTVPDTLKQAPKPSAVSKIKQSKTHSNRGSVLKASFLSKKIYTVIRCQQCSYSCSTKIALDRHLRVCHKKGSVLKVQDCVYKCVLCSSSYFRKKRLGSHYANKHGKEAFLEYFAPVHKPAHEKPARKSLYRSLTQQPENTSEACKSGTMTEENKILVYKCPRCPYVNASYHGTLTHCQMKHPVLVARADELQTEEILVTNMVGCTAGKGSNERGYVCKKCPQIHVSLKKLKIHCERDHDQTEATASEHSAEFETEKQPGHGSQGSVLEAFSLKNKTSAVSTAEIGLSHQLGTLEACQSNIPSVQNEESVYKCHICTYTGWCRRYLHCHYKKTHKFDAFTTYKLLEKYNKRNRKASHLPEAESEEKAPVKCKMCPNLMFDSSQLLIAHYSTFHNSDSILDFIVLSKGSKKTTGLYKCALCKKQMNGIRKLCHHLDCHRERERERNKEKAAKTKASLVLTTTPEAQSMELCRQDELLTLETVEDLAQWNVTQVETFTLPPSPLSSPSKPTDPEQPEQDSREDKHTCKQCGRKFMSLKGLRSHERSHAAVAAIKKLDNLPTSALKHNINKYVLYKSGTLRPFLCSFCSYRTTVMGLWRSHFMKKHKDVMDPAETNIQEEESAQRVHKEPPYSSEELNNLPELDEELEITEKSLYLEPPNVQRQLNHYSLMAQAGAPSKARAQETNLPENSLLHCEVCNFNTGHLSSMRRHYLNRHGKKILRCKDCNFFTGLRKTLEMHMQSGHSTCQSEPTHQKDLRCPFCLYQTKNKNNMIDHIVLHREERVVPIEVCRPKLSRYLRGIVFRCHKCTFTSGSAENLRLHMTRHDDIKPFKCRLCYFDCTQLSDLEAHLSDKHQVLRNHELVGQVSLDQLEARVGRMPEEEPLSNLEHHNNDSENVKTGEFITDWNEIPQETPARTLAENNIKDKITLQIKEAYQKQVPGGKNGNNESPAESSVLNLQYDNAKPNTTVQKKHEQDPQDQAGIVFLPDTARGQGIENIVEQNVGEGNDANIQFEDCNGPEKERQTNENQAQPNLRDSEDGSVTFTQEKEDAAEGSSTAYGKLAEKAPAHKLHIKALQHRPSNNEVRAEDDTVRHSLLLGEDGSIRKIHKKAGQDRTVKMAQNIEPEVVDNVLNEILLLDEEGSSTVAHNQKNQVNTEAISASAKKNHMQANNIRAQESLTVERHLLTLKPNCGQLKISHEEILGVSFTVHNLKNSEEVTAPYEDMPVLENEYLKEEERHPLGRCKEEDQSDRLEQKQDDEEEMITEDDENRCTNQEHEECDGIREAENPHVPKGALTVTDGAAEVLCPASTEEKLFTCEFCGRNLMNSSELERHVVRHGI; encoded by the exons ATGCAAAAAG ATTCCATGCACTTTTCCACCTCTGGCCACACGACGCACAATCAAGCTGTCACTCAAGAATCCCTGATCACGTATTTCCATTGTACTCACTGTACACTCATCTTCAAATCCAAGGTCTATCTTTTTGAACACCTCAACAAGGTGCATGGCTTTGACGCAGATGCTACTCTCAGAGACGGTGGTCTGAAATTGCCTAGGACTAACAAAACCAACACTGACAACAATAGCAGCAGCGCAGGAAATCATTTTGAATGCCAGCATTGTGATTTTAAAGCCTGTCGGGACGTTTTAATCGAACATGAGAAACAGTGTCCAAACAAATCAGAGAATCAGAACGTAATAGGGAATCTAATCACTTCTGAAAACCCGGAGACCAAAATAACTGCCATTTCGACAAACCAGCACGAGGAAGCTGCGGGAGCAGAAGAGACTTCCTCCGTTTTTTCAGTTATGTCTACCTCAAAAGCTGAATGCACAGTGAACTCGTCAGATGATCTGAAAACTTACAAGAGGCCATTGCAGACCATCACAAAGTACTTTGCGGCATCATCTGGATCAAACGGGAAACCCCCAGTGAAGTTAGCTGATAGCTCAGTGCTTCTGGATGGCACCAAAGGAGCCCTGATTTTGCAAGAATCTCCTTCAAGCTCCAGCCCAAACAGTAGTGGTGTGTTTAAAGTCACTGCAAAGCCCACGACTGACATCGCCAAAGGTGGTTCTGACCGGTTTTTGCTAAATGACCGCCTTTTAAACACTGACCTGAAATCACCAAAGCCTAAGAAACGAGTCAAAGAAACAGTTCCTAACAACGTTGGCAAGAGGACCAATAATGAAAGCTCAAAAAGTCATCCTGCTAAAAAAGCTAAGTCAGACAAAGAAGAGACAAAGCTCCCAGAGAAAGCAAACGCAAGTAGCACGCAATCATCAAACAACACAGAGTTTTCAtttgaagatgaagaagaaatgaAGGATAAACTTGATGGAGACACAGACAGCCCAAAGGTTTATTTTTGTAAGTACTGTGACTACAGTGATGTGGGCATCAGACGTGTGTCTACCCATTATCAGAACGACCACCCTTACATAAGATATAATGCTGTCTACATTCAGGACCCGAATGATCGGAGTGCTACCTTTCGTTGCCTGGAGTGTCCAGTTGAGTTTCTAAGTGTAGCTGATCTCAAGAGACACTACACGGAAAATCATCCAGAGGCCCCAAATGTATTCACGATGCAATCACGTGAACTCAGTTtggttttcaaatgttttgtgtgtccaTTTACCACCAATGCGTTGAAGGTCTTAAAAGACCATTGCAAGGAAAAGCACCCAACACATAAAGTGGATAATTCCTTGATGTACTGCAGATATTCAGTGACTAGATGCCAAGAGGGATCATCTCTTTTGAATACATGTGAAAAAGCACCCGGTCCTGAAAGACCAGGAGGGATTTCTCCCGAGAGCGCCCGCACACAAAGCGaggaaatcaaaaatacacCCTCACCTCAACATCCCTCCTCCAGAGGAGGAGACGTGGCCTTGTATCATTGCAACAACTGCAAGTTTAGTCATAAGTCAGTTGTTGTTATGCATGTCCACTACCAAAAAAGCCACCCAGATGAAGCGGTCACAATAGACAAACTCAAACAGTCAGCTCGTGTCACGTCACAGACGACATCACAGATGACGCCTGATAAGTCTCCAAACTCTgtgacaacaacagaaaaatctaTACCTCAAAAGAACATCTCAGATTCTTCtaagaaaacaagaaacaaggCTGAGCTGTCGCAGCAAAAGAAgatttcattgtttttgataAATCCTAAGCACACACCAGAAGCTTCTAAGACTCATTCAGTCTCtcccaaaactgaaaaaatggaATCTGCGGAGGACAGAATCAAAGGAAGGAAGTCACCTACCAAACATGATGGGGAAATGTCGACTGGAATGGACAGTTTATCCTGCAGTTCACCAAATAAATTGTTTTACTGCCAGTTTTGCAGTTATTCAAGTACCAACATCAAAAGCGTTGTTAGTCACCATAACATAAAACATGGTGTGCATGCAGGTATTGAAGAGACCTTTATGTATAGCACTAAAGTGCAGAAGAAGAAACTTCAGAGTGAAGCTGAGGCCTCAACAAGTACTACACCTTCTGATTCTAAAACTAGTAAACGAGTCGAGCTATGTAGTGAAGAGGATGAAGCAGCAGATGCATTGATGAAGAAATGTAATGCGTATGCGTGTGCAGAAAACTTGTTTTACTGCCAAAAGTGCAACTATGGAAATCTAACTGTGAAAGGAGTATTGAACCATCAAGCCAGAGTTCACCAAAACATTAATTCCAACAGAGAATGTATTGTTGAATATACAGCTTTGATTCGGGATGAAATTGAAAGATCAAAATCTCAAGCAAAGGAGTTAAACTTTTCTACTCATCTACCTCTTCCCATTATGAATGAGGGCGATGaagatttgtttttctgccaCTTTTGCAACTATAGACACCGTACCCTGGACCAGGTATTGCGTCATTACTTCAAAAGACATCGTGGATTTGTGGTTAAGGCCGAACAAATCCGTCTGCATACTTCTATGGTTctcaaacagacacagaaatcGCACCTAAAAACAACTGCAAACCAAGAAGTTAATCGTGCATCCCTTGGGGAAAAAGGACATAAAAATAAGCTTGTTAAGGTTGCAGCATCACCCTCAACTAGAGCCTCGGAATCACAGAGGAACCTTCAGTGCTACAGATGCCCATACAGCACTCAATATGTGTATCTTCTGAAGAGGCATATATGGAAAATCCACAGAGCAAAGCGCTCAGTCACAGATGTTTTAAGAGTGTGTTTTAAACAAGGAACTTTGCAGGAAGGGTATCactgtgaattttgtgttttctcacaCAAAAAAGCAGCAGTAGTCTATAAGCACTACCAGGAACACCACCCAGGACGCAGACCAAGCCTTGAGTACGTAATTTCTCGGTTATATGTCGGTCCCAAAACATCCGCTCCTAAAAGGAAGAAAGCTCTAATAAAGCACGCTGATGGTATTAGTGACGGTGATGGCGCTGATGGCAGCTTGCCATCTCAAAGATctggacaaaataaaaccaagacGTATTCGTGCAGAGCGTGTTCATTTAAAGGTAGCTCAATGTCAAGTGTCATACGCCACTACCATGCTGTTCATCCTTGGTCTGTGAAAGAAGACGGCTCAGTCCTGGATGTCATCAGCAGCAAGAAGCCAAGCGCAAACAGGCAGGTGGAAGACCAAAATGAAATGTCTGTGTCATTCGACACCTACCAAGTGCCTCTTGAGTTTGACAAGTCACCCGGTTCATCTCGTGAAGCGGCAGTATCTTCCACGATGCTCGAGTGCTCTTACTGCCCTGCAAGGTTTCATACCCAGCGCGGTCTCAACACTCACTGTGGAATGAAACACCAAGAAGCCGCGACTGTGAATTTAGATGAACCGCAGGAACTGCAAGGGCAAATCCAAACACGTGTGCATGTCTTTAAGTGTCCATATTGTACCTACGTAAATACCAGTTATCAAGGAGTTCTTACTCACTGCCAGATGAGGCATCCTGCCCTCGCACCCAGGGCAGACAGTCTTCACGTGGATGAAGCACATTTACACAACTGGGAGGGCTGTTTGAAAAGTAAAGGTCCTGGTTTGAGACTGAGTGGGTACATGTGTAAAACCTGCCCACAAATCTGCGCAACGCTGGAGAAGCTGAACAAGCACTGCGAGAAGGACCATAATGAGACTGTGGCACACACAGTACCAGACACGCTGAAACAGGCTCCTAAACCATCCGCTGTGAGTAAAATAAAGCAATCTAAGACCCACAGCAATCGGGGATCAGTACTGAAAGCTTCCTTTTtaagtaagaaaatatatacagtgaTTAGGTGCCAGCAATGCTCTTATAGTTGCAGCACAAAAATTGCGCTCGATCGACACTTGCGCGTTTGCCACAAGAAAGGATCTGTTTTAAAAGTTCAGGATTGTGTATACAAGTGCGTCCTGTGTTCCAGTTCCTATTTCAGGAAAAAACGTCTTGGAAGCCATTATGCAAATAAACATGGAAAGGAAGCTTTCTTAGAATACTTTGCACCAGTACACAAGCCGGCGCACGAGAAGCCAGCGCGAAAATCTCTTTACCGCTCTTTAACTCAGCAACCAGAAAACACTTCTGAGGCGTGTAAATCCGGCACGATGACggaggaaaacaaaatattagtCTACAAGTGTCCAAGGTGTCCCTACGTGAATGCTAGCTACCATGGCACTCTCACTCACTGCCAAATGAAGCATCCAGTCCTCGTAGCCAGGGCAGATGAACTTCAAACCGAAGAAATACTTGTAACCAACATGGTCGGTTGTACGGCGGGAAAAGGTTCCAATGAAAGAGGGTACGTGTgtaaaaaatgtccacaaaTTCATGTATCATTGAAGAAACTGAAAATCCACTGTGAGAGGGACCACGACCAGACTGAGGCAACAGCTTCTGAACATTCAGCTgaatttgaaactgaaaaacaacCTGGTCATGGCTCTCAGGGCTCAGTATTGGAGGCtttctctttaaaaaacaaaacttcagcAGTGAGCACCGCAGAAATTGGCCTCAGTCACCAGTTGGGCACTCTTGAGGCATGTCAATCAAACATACCGTCAGTACAGAACGAGGAATCGGTGTACAAGTGCCACATTTGTACCTATACTGGATGGTGTCGACGATACCTGCATTGTCACTACAAAAAGACTCACAAATTTGATGCATTTACGACATACAAGCTGCTAGAGAAGTATAACAAACGTAACCGCAAGGCCAGCCACCTGCCTGAAGCTGAGTCTGAGGAAAAGGCACCCGTCAAATGTAAGATGTGTCCAAACTTAATGTTTgactcatcccagctgcttatTGCCCACTATAGTACTTTTCATAACTCAGATAGCATATTGGACTTTATTGTGTTATCAAAAGGATCAAAGAAGACCACAGGGCTTTACAAATGTGCCCTCTGCAAGAAACAAATGAACGGAATTAGAAAGCTGTGTCATCATCTGGAttgccacagagagagagagagagagagaaataaggaAAAGGCTGCAAAGACAAAGGCATCGCTTGTCCTTACGACAACACCAGAGGCCCAATCCATGGAA ctctGCAGGCAAGATGAACTGCTCACGTTAGAAACTGTGGAGGACCTGGCCCAGTGGAACGTGACACAAGTCGAGACTTTCACTTTGCCACCAAGTCCTCTGTCGTCGCCTTCAAAACCCACTGATCCTGAGCAACCAGAGCAGGACTCGAGAGAAgacaaacacacttgcaaacaGTGTGGGCGGAAGTTCATGTCGCTGAAAGGTTTGCGTTCGCATGAGCGCAGCCACGCAGCCGTGGCGGCCATCAAGAAACTGGACAATCTGCCTACCTCAGCGTTAAAGCACAA CATTAACAAATATGTTCTCTACAAATCTGGGACTTTGCGGCCTTTTCTATGTAGTTTCTGTTCCTATCGGACGACCGTCATGGGCCTGTGGAGGagtcattttatgaaaaaacatAAAG ATGTCATGGATCCTGCGGAGACTAACATCCAAGAGGAGGAGAGCGCTCAGAGGGTCCACAAGGAGCCCCCTTATTCATCAGAGGAATTGAACAATTTGCCTGAACTTGATGAAGAACTTGAAATTACTGAAA AATCGTTGTACTTGGAGCCCCCAAATGTGCAGCGGCAGTTGAACCACTACAGCTTGATGGCACAGGCTGGTGCCCCATCTAAAGCGAGAGCGCAAGAAACCAACTTACCCGAGAACAGCCTGCTTCACTGTGAGGTCTGCAATTTCAACACTGGACACCTGTCTAGTATGCGACGACACTACCTAAATCGCCATGGAAAGAAGATCCTCAGGTGTAAGGACTGCAACTTTTTCACAGGTTTAAG GAAAACCCTGGAAATGCACATGCAGTCGGGTCACTCTACCTGCCAGTCAGAACCTACTCATCAGAAAGACCTCCGCTGCCCTTTCTGCCTTTACCAAACCAAGAACAAGAATAACATGATCGATCACATCGTCTTGCATCGTG aggAACGTGTTGTGCCAATAGAGGTGTGTCGCCCGAAGCTGTCACGTTACCTTCGTGGCATTGTCTTCCGCTGCCACAAATGCACTTTTACAAGTGGCAGTGCTGAAAACCTGCGTTTGCACATGACGAGGCACGATGACATCAAACCCTTCAAGTGTCGGCTGTGCTACTTCGACTGCACTCAGCTGAGCGACTTGGAGGCACACCTCAGTGATAAGCATCAG GTTTTGAGGAATCACGAGCTTGTGGGTCAGGTCAGCCTTGACCAGCTAGAGGCAAGGGTTGGTAGGATGCCAGAAGAGGAACCTTTGTCCAACTTGGAGCACCACAACAACGACAGTGAGAATGTAAAGACAGGGGAGTTTATTACGGACTGGAATGAAATTCCACAGGAGACACCTGCTAGGACCCTGGCAGAAAATAACATCAAGGACAAAATTACACTACAGATCAAGGAAGCATATCAAAAGCAAGTGCCGGGCGGCAAAAACGGAAATAATGAAAGCCCTGCTGAGAGCTCTGTATTAAACCTTCAGTATGACAATGCAAAACCAAACACCACTGTCCAAAAAAAGCATGAGCAAGACCCACAAGATCAAGCAGGGATTGTGTTCTTGCCAGACACTGCAAGAGGACAGGGGATAGAAAATATAGTAGAACAAAATGTTGGCGAAGGGAACGATGCAAATATCCAATTTGAGGATTGCAATGGTccagagaaagaaaggcagacCAATGAGAACCAAGCCCAACCCAACCTCAGAGATAGTGAGGACGGCAGCGTGACGTTCACACAAGAGAAAGAGGACGCAGCAGAGGGGAGCTCAACAGCATATGGCAAATTAGCTGAAAAAGCACCGGCCCACAAGCTACACATTAAGGCCCTTCAGCACAGACCATCGAACAACGAGGTAAGGGCAGAAGATGATACAGTACGTCATAGCCTACTGCTGGGTGAGGATGGCAGCATCCGCAAGATACACAAGAAGGCAGGTCAGGATAGAACGGTTAAGATGGCGCAGAACATCGAGCCTGAGGTTGTAGATAATGTTCTAAATGAGATCCTATTGTTGGATGAAGAGGGCAGCAGCACTGTGGCCCACAACCAAAAAAATCAAGTTAATACAGAGGCAATTTCAGCCTCTGCCAAGAAAAATCATATGCAGGCAAATAACATCAGGGCTCAAGAGAGTCTAACAGTTGAAAGGCATTTGCTAACTCTTAAGCCCAACTGTGGACAACTTAAGATAAGCCATGAGGAGATCTTAGGTGTCTCATTTACAGTGCACAATCTGAAAAACAGTGAGGAGGTAACGGCCCCTTATGAGGACATGCCAGTACTTGAGAATGAATATCTCAAAGAAGAAGAACGGCACCCTCTTGGTCGTTGTAAGGAGGAAGATCAGAGTGATCGTCTTGAGCAAAAGCAGGACGACGAGGAGGAGATGATCACCGAAGACGATGAGAACCGATGCACAAATCAGGAACATGAGGAGTGTGACGGGATAAGGGAAGCTGAGAATCCACATGTGCCCAAAG GTGCACTCACAGTCACGGATGGAGCTGCTGAAGTCCTGTGCCCAGCATCTACAGAGGAGAAACTGTTTACATGTGAGTTTTGTGGACGAAACCTCATGAACAGCTCTGAACTCGAGCGCCACGTCGTGCGACATGGAATATAA